In one window of Terriglobia bacterium DNA:
- the ric gene encoding iron-sulfur cluster repair di-iron protein has product MNLDATRTVRELAIEIPNATRTFEKLGIDYCCGGSRSLSDACANAHVPVEDVLGALEQGVSFGPARAAAQPDFAAGSLGALIEHILTKHHVYVKQELQRLHQLLNKVVSVHGKNHPELGKIQQSFEGMSAELTSHMMKEEHILFPYIIAMEEAVSHGRPQPRPAFGTVSNPVRMMELEHDSAGAALKEISALSADYTPPEDACFSYRTLYTALQEFETDLHQHIHLENNILFPRAIAMEGGAASAL; this is encoded by the coding sequence ATGAATCTTGATGCCACCAGGACCGTGCGAGAGTTAGCCATTGAAATCCCCAATGCCACCCGGACTTTTGAGAAGCTGGGCATTGACTATTGCTGCGGCGGATCAAGATCACTGAGCGACGCTTGCGCGAATGCCCATGTGCCGGTGGAAGATGTGCTCGGCGCCCTGGAACAGGGCGTTAGCTTCGGCCCGGCGCGAGCGGCTGCTCAGCCGGATTTTGCCGCTGGAAGCCTGGGCGCTTTGATCGAACATATCCTCACCAAGCACCACGTCTACGTGAAGCAGGAGCTTCAGCGCCTTCACCAGCTCCTGAACAAGGTGGTGTCAGTGCACGGGAAAAATCACCCGGAGCTGGGCAAGATCCAGCAGTCATTCGAAGGGATGTCCGCCGAACTTACCTCCCACATGATGAAAGAAGAGCACATTCTCTTTCCTTACATCATTGCGATGGAAGAAGCCGTCAGCCACGGCCGCCCGCAACCTCGGCCCGCGTTTGGCACCGTCAGCAACCCGGTGCGCATGATGGAACTGGAACATGATTCGGCCGGCGCAGCTCTCAAGGAAATCAGCGCACTCAGCGCGGACTACACGCCTCCGGAAGATGCTTGTTTCAGCTACAGAACGCTCTACACAGCTCTGCAGGAGTTTGAGACCGACCTGCATCAGCACATTCACCTGGAAAACAACATCCTCTTTCCGCGCGCCATCGCAATGGAGGGCGGAGCGGCGAGCGCCCTATAA
- a CDS encoding NnrS family protein produces the protein MEENRIQEAPAILLKSRDESAQRLMMVYAITGLFFMLLPGTFLGVWNLISISGRHGATISASWIQAHGHAQIFGWIGTFILGIGFYSIPKMTSRAAQPAVRGWTAWALWTSGVLLRWASGFYHLYWRVSLPLSAVLEFCGFVIFLFSVRSHRPADSGSVERKPVWIVSVLIGTTGFGVGLVMNLAAAIYVSVQNTGPAFPAAFESRFLTLLAYAFIVPTVWGFSARWLPVFLGLKAVNETALLFALVFSLTGVGLAEGGFFQVAPWVIALAAATSVFAFHLFGTAERPAKTTGVHGSFPVFVRIAYVWLLLAAGLSICAAYLDRANGWVGASRHALTVGFVSTMVFAIGQRVMPAFAGMRVLYSPRFMLACLLLLNLGCALRVSSEILAYENYWPPAWKALPISAIVEMTAVTVFAANLLLTFKQPPAHLRTPAQ, from the coding sequence ATGGAAGAGAACAGGATACAAGAGGCGCCGGCCATACTGCTCAAGTCGCGCGACGAGAGCGCCCAGCGGCTGATGATGGTGTACGCGATCACCGGCCTGTTCTTCATGCTTTTGCCCGGCACCTTCCTGGGGGTGTGGAACCTGATTTCGATCAGCGGACGCCATGGCGCCACGATTTCAGCGAGCTGGATCCAAGCCCACGGACATGCCCAGATTTTTGGCTGGATCGGGACATTCATTCTGGGCATCGGTTTCTATTCCATTCCCAAGATGACCAGCCGGGCCGCGCAGCCGGCAGTGCGAGGCTGGACCGCCTGGGCGCTTTGGACGTCGGGCGTTCTGCTGCGCTGGGCTTCAGGTTTCTATCATTTGTATTGGCGTGTGTCGCTGCCGCTTTCAGCCGTGCTGGAGTTTTGCGGCTTCGTCATCTTTCTTTTTTCCGTGAGAAGCCATCGTCCTGCTGACTCCGGGTCCGTCGAACGCAAACCTGTCTGGATCGTATCAGTCTTGATTGGCACCACCGGCTTTGGCGTCGGATTGGTGATGAACCTGGCAGCCGCCATCTATGTGAGCGTGCAAAACACAGGTCCGGCATTTCCAGCGGCCTTTGAATCGCGATTCCTCACTCTGCTGGCGTATGCGTTCATTGTTCCAACCGTCTGGGGCTTCAGTGCGCGATGGCTGCCGGTCTTCCTCGGCCTCAAAGCGGTGAATGAAACGGCGCTCCTTTTCGCCTTGGTGTTCAGCCTTACTGGAGTGGGCCTGGCGGAGGGCGGATTCTTTCAAGTTGCGCCATGGGTGATTGCGCTGGCGGCGGCCACGTCCGTCTTTGCCTTCCATCTTTTCGGGACGGCTGAACGGCCTGCCAAGACCACGGGAGTGCATGGATCATTTCCTGTTTTTGTCCGAATCGCTTACGTTTGGCTCTTGCTGGCAGCTGGTTTGAGCATCTGTGCCGCGTATCTTGATCGCGCCAACGGTTGGGTTGGCGCTTCGCGCCATGCGCTCACCGTCGGCTTCGTTTCGACCATGGTGTTTGCCATCGGTCAACGGGTGATGCCGGCCTTTGCCGGAATGCGCGTACTCTACAGTCCGCGATTCATGCTGGCCTGCTTGCTGTTGCTCAACCTGGGATGCGCATTGCGCGTCAGCAGTGAAATCCTGGCGTATGAAAACTACTGGCCGCCCGCCTGGAAGGCATTGCCCATATCGGCCATCGTTGAGATGACGGCTGTGACCGTCTTCGCCGCCAACCTGCTTCTAACATTCAAGCAACCGCCAGCGCACTTGCGAACTCCTGCGCAATAG